The DNA sequence CACGTGGCCGGCCGACTCCGCGCGGCCGGCCACGCCGCGATCACCGGCCTCGGCTTCGTCGGCCTCGACGGTGGCGGCGACGACAGCAGCGCCCCAGCGGTCATCACCGGCTGGAAGAAGCCCAGGGGCAAGAAGCTCCCGCCCGCGAAGAAGCAGGTCAACCGACTGATCGCCGCAGAACGAGCCGTTTGCGGACACGCCTTCGCACACCTGACCCACGGCGGGTCAGTTCCGTTTTCTGAGACGTCTTGTCAGGCGGTCTTGACAGCTCCAGCGTCAATCAGCAGGTCCGTGCCGGACATGCTGGCCGCCAGCGGTGAGGCGAGGTAGGCGACGGCCGTGGCAACCTCGGACGGTTCCAGCAGGCGGCCGGTGGCCATGCCCATCGAGGCCGGGATCTGAGCCAGCAGCTGCTCCTGGGTGATCCCCATGGAGCGGGCCAGCTCCGCGCCATAGCCATCCGGGCTCTCCCACATCGCGGTACGCACCGCGCCCGGCGAGATGGTGTTGACGCGCACGCCCTGCGGTCCGAACTCCTCTGCCAGTGCCTTGCCGAACGCGGTCAGCGCGGCCTTGGCAGTGGTGTAGGGGACGGGCCCGGCATGCGGCATCCGGGCGCCGTTGGAGGAGATGTTGACCAGCGCCCCGCGGCGGCGCAGCAGGCTGGGCAACGCCGCCCGGCTGGTCCGCACGGCGGCCAGGAAGTTCAGGTCGAGGGACTGTTGCCACTGCTGGTCGGTGAAGGAGAGGAAGCCGCCGGTCTGGCCCTCTCCGCTGTCGCCGCCGCCGACGTTGTTGACGAGCAGGTCGAGGTCGCCGAGCTCGGTGGTGGCGCGGTCGATCAGCTGGGCGGGGGCGTCGGGAGTCAGCAGGTCCACCGGTATGGCCAGGGCGTCGGTCTCCTTCAGCTCCGGGGTGATGGTGCGGGCGGCGGCCACCACGCGCACGCCTTCGGCGATGAGCGTTTGGACGGTGGCGAGTCCGATGCCGCGGCTCGCGCCGGTGACCACGGCGGTGGTGTTCTTCAGCTGCAGATCCATGGGATGCGCTCCTGTCGCGGCAATGAACAAGTCGCTACTCCAGCGACGCTGTAAAGCTAGTAGATGCAACATCTGTGATGCAAGTAGCCGGGGTTCGGCGTCCTGGATGTACTGTCGCGTTCATGGAGACGAGGGGGCGCGCGCTGCGCGCCGATGCGGAGCGGACGGTGCGGACGATCCTGGAGGCGGCCGAACGCGTCCTGGCCGCCGACCCGGCGGCGACCATGGAACAGATCGCAGCGGCGGCCGGGGTGGCCCGTACCACCGTGCACCGGCGCTTCGCCACCCGCGAGGCACTGGTCGAGGCGCTGGTGATCTGGGCGACCGAGCGGTTCCACCAGGCCGTGGAGGCCGCCCGCCCGCTCACCTCCCCACCGCTGGTCGCCCTGCACCAGGTGACCGCCAACGTCCTGCAGGTGAAGATCGGCTGGAGCTTCGCGATGAGCCGGACCGCTCCCTCCGACCCCGAGGCGGCGCGCGTGCACGCCGACGTCCTGGCCCAGTGCGATCAGCTCTTCCGCCGCGCACAGGAGGCCGGCCTGCTGTCCGCGGACACCGACCTGGAGTGGGCCCGCCGGGTCTACTACGCCCTGATCCACGAGGCGGCCGAAGAAGGGCGGGAGCTCGTCGATATCGGCGCCGTCGACCAGCTGGCCGCACGTGTGGTGGACACCCTGCTGCACGGAGTCGGAACACCGGTATAGACCTCGCCGCGGGGGCCGGTCGGGGGCTCGGCCCATCCGCCCGGATACCCGGAGTCCGGGCGACCTCATCAAGATCAAGTACAGCATCCACCAGCCACACGGACGGCACCGTGGCGCGGCGCGGAC is a window from the Streptomyces luomodiensis genome containing:
- a CDS encoding TetR/AcrR family transcriptional regulator, which produces METRGRALRADAERTVRTILEAAERVLAADPAATMEQIAAAAGVARTTVHRRFATREALVEALVIWATERFHQAVEAARPLTSPPLVALHQVTANVLQVKIGWSFAMSRTAPSDPEAARVHADVLAQCDQLFRRAQEAGLLSADTDLEWARRVYYALIHEAAEEGRELVDIGAVDQLAARVVDTLLHGVGTPV
- a CDS encoding SDR family oxidoreductase — its product is MDLQLKNTTAVVTGASRGIGLATVQTLIAEGVRVVAAARTITPELKETDALAIPVDLLTPDAPAQLIDRATTELGDLDLLVNNVGGGDSGEGQTGGFLSFTDQQWQQSLDLNFLAAVRTSRAALPSLLRRRGALVNISSNGARMPHAGPVPYTTAKAALTAFGKALAEEFGPQGVRVNTISPGAVRTAMWESPDGYGAELARSMGITQEQLLAQIPASMGMATGRLLEPSEVATAVAYLASPLAASMSGTDLLIDAGAVKTA